A genomic region of Desulfocurvibacter africanus subsp. africanus DSM 2603 contains the following coding sequences:
- a CDS encoding tail fiber assembly protein: MAELGPLPAGARLSRPEMPADVRLAQDADAVRVERNRRLMASDCHALPDYPHANEAMRRSWQEYRQALRDVPAQEGFPWNGPDDPATPWPLEPQLSV, encoded by the coding sequence ATGGCTGAGCTGGGCCCGCTGCCGGCAGGGGCAAGGCTGAGCCGGCCCGAGATGCCTGCGGACGTGCGCTTGGCCCAAGACGCCGACGCCGTGCGCGTCGAACGCAACAGACGGCTCATGGCCTCGGACTGCCACGCCTTGCCGGACTACCCCCATGCGAACGAGGCCATGCGCCGAAGTTGGCAAGAGTATCGGCAGGCGCTGCGGGATGTGCCGGCGCAGGAGGGTTTTCCCTGGAACGGGCCGGATGATCCCGCCACACCATGGCCTTTGGAACCGCAGCTTTCAGTCTAG
- a CDS encoding phage tail protein, translating to MSQAFRKPVSGETKFGQLYGLLGDSLDAVRSHFSGTAFPASPSAGQLCYRTDRGGLYLFTDSQAQGEGGWIDVSSASSLFSSTRTELTDARGTAASLEARLDVALNDDGTLKGNAPASDWWNSEPDAVAWASGSMFTVVGDKRAIYLPGRALKLTQFVSGTGHVESATYDADADRTSVVVGGITVDTDLSAVEFGQEPGNMPAHGHAVAAVDGLQASLDSKAQARFLRCNTLIGGSAGALDAIPRAGIAADDLAVAVSGGALHIYRFDATSTAAESEPAIIKPDDAGMNLGRWILQQMSALLLPAANTPPPGLIAHFASKNAPIGWLSCDGKAVERSTYTALDAAIYVGDANNATALWGYRCTDPEHASTSRDTTGAHLVLPDLRGEFIRSWSGLRPGVDANRVFGSAQAQQIQSHTHTGGAQVKTNSTKYTDNASGYASATTYTGYTGGDETRPRNMALLACIKY from the coding sequence ATGAGTCAGGCATTCAGGAAGCCGGTTTCCGGCGAAACGAAATTCGGACAGCTGTACGGGCTGCTCGGCGACAGCCTCGACGCCGTGCGTTCGCACTTCTCGGGCACGGCCTTCCCGGCCAGCCCTTCGGCCGGTCAGCTCTGCTATCGCACCGACCGCGGCGGGCTCTACCTGTTCACCGACAGTCAAGCCCAGGGCGAAGGTGGCTGGATCGACGTCAGCTCCGCCTCGTCCCTGTTTTCTTCCACGCGCACCGAGTTGACGGACGCTCGGGGCACGGCGGCATCCCTCGAGGCCCGCCTGGACGTGGCCCTGAACGACGACGGCACGCTCAAGGGCAATGCTCCGGCCTCGGACTGGTGGAACAGCGAGCCGGATGCCGTGGCCTGGGCCTCGGGCTCCATGTTCACGGTCGTGGGAGACAAGCGAGCCATCTACCTGCCCGGCAGGGCCCTCAAGCTCACCCAGTTCGTAAGCGGGACAGGGCATGTCGAGTCGGCCACGTACGACGCCGACGCGGACCGGACCAGCGTGGTTGTGGGCGGCATCACCGTGGACACGGACCTCTCGGCCGTGGAGTTCGGGCAGGAGCCCGGCAACATGCCCGCGCACGGCCACGCCGTGGCGGCCGTGGACGGCTTGCAGGCCAGCCTGGACAGCAAGGCCCAGGCCCGCTTCCTGCGCTGCAATACGCTGATCGGCGGCAGCGCAGGCGCCCTGGACGCCATTCCCCGGGCCGGCATCGCCGCGGACGACCTGGCCGTGGCAGTGTCAGGCGGGGCGCTGCACATCTACCGTTTTGACGCCACGAGCACGGCCGCCGAGAGTGAACCAGCCATCATCAAGCCGGACGACGCGGGCATGAATCTTGGGCGCTGGATTCTGCAGCAGATGAGCGCGCTGCTCCTCCCGGCAGCCAATACGCCCCCGCCCGGCCTGATCGCCCATTTCGCCTCCAAGAATGCGCCCATCGGCTGGCTGTCGTGTGATGGCAAGGCTGTGGAGCGGAGCACGTACACAGCCCTGGATGCCGCGATCTACGTCGGCGACGCGAACAACGCCACGGCCCTATGGGGCTATCGCTGCACGGACCCGGAGCATGCCAGCACCTCGCGCGACACTACGGGCGCGCATCTCGTGCTGCCCGATCTGCGCGGCGAGTTCATCCGCAGCTGGTCAGGCCTCCGGCCTGGCGTGGACGCTAACCGCGTCTTCGGCTCGGCCCAGGCGCAGCAAATCCAAAGCCACACTCATACGGGCGGCGCGCAGGTTAAAACAAACAGCACCAAGTATACCGACAATGCGAGTGGCTACGCATCCGCCACTACGTATACCGGCTACACCGGCGGCGACGAGACCCGGCCGCGCAACATGGCCCTGCTGGCCTGCATCAAATACTAG
- a CDS encoding host specificity factor TipJ family phage tail protein: MKIHYVRNQLDPLRSTELVEVEPGRPLRAYMAELHPLAPAGFDIVACINGRVVAEGALDLVPLADDSVVVTARPMGGGDSKNTWRIVAMVVVTIVAAVVSYGVGGVVAGSAFAGSVSAATGLSTGMVGAMVGAMAGAAISLAGSYAVNALIPPTTPDFGGPNSNQGNSPTYGWDPSPNASSEGVTLPVLYGRQRVAPPIIAKYVETVGDKQYLHVLMAVADHELQSIGDVEINGQPASKFRDVQVETRLGAANQSPIQHFNDLRTDIPLQAKIDMDWAAREIPGNTVQGLGICILCPGGLYKISKKGKFESQVIRLCIEMRRKGETEWTRKHGRNLTVRKVTTWYWSGGCYANSYNSEYQVYEARWVELEAGSKDRQAHVEGERYNPSKDKQCHVGGIFRSRYIWRWIYGETIYVPGEIELDYVEMLGSKPSALRQVFWFDNLEAGEYEVRVRFAEQPPTGQSYGTDAYLEFVQTSITDDFSYPGTALLAVRALATDQLSGGMPRITCLAERSSVLVYDPEQDLAEHRPTNPAWACYDLLRSELAGNVPVERILYPAFKSWAEWCEEKGLECNLYFDSPSSLRRALDMLSTLGRGTIVQMGSLFTCIVDRPWTAPMSMQRFLFTMGNMVADSYREEFLAYQERANAVEITYFDAAFGYSRQTVELYQHGFDTSSQGIKKRAETLFGCTSRSQALAHAQALLNRNRYLSLTVSFDADADAIACMPGDVIDVSHDVPQWGFSGRILSAGPDYVELDREVTLLPGKVGDKGYVLQLKRNQDDKREEVAIAGVAQETSTSVLSLAGNWTHGLPQAGDLYAFGESKRVSKAFRVLSITRSSDLRRRITALEYLPEVYEGNVPDGALDPVNSLPAVEGLIAKEVWTMGSDGSGRSILDLSWRGMAMAWQVFLREPGVTDWARMGLSLLPSFRVDMPLEAGRTYEVAVSATSAAEDGQTAKVTVLGKLAPPSDVEGFLAYVAGEEIAFRWEHIPDMDLWGYEIRYGETWESAKVCVDGVQENSARWRPPGSGTYSFLIKALDNGDNYSRDAATSVATISLEQAVNVVLGGNEIPDYVGQASLEGLVWLPMQERVAWIPSLVDSQFDPGITDQDIAAYRGDICEGIFTSRVFDLGRPADFRWSMGADCLTVNGEATDLSYPERTNLTHPLDTDTSVTGLSTYVPEYRCSEDGLAWSDWELWTSGVDFKGIRACQARYRTVLESYQHYFAYMAISPVVDAPDQVALLPGVQITDANAGRTYRLYDDLGLIILSTYHVNVTVLGTAGIYPVVEKQSDRFTVRLFNPSGAKTTGTVDIRVGGF; the protein is encoded by the coding sequence GAGTTATGGGGTCGGTGGAGTAGTTGCTGGATCAGCTTTCGCTGGTAGCGTCAGTGCTGCTACAGGGCTCAGTACGGGAATGGTAGGCGCAATGGTCGGTGCTATGGCTGGTGCTGCGATCAGCCTTGCCGGCTCTTATGCCGTGAACGCGCTCATACCGCCAACGACCCCGGATTTCGGCGGACCCAATAGCAATCAAGGCAATTCCCCGACTTACGGCTGGGACCCGAGCCCCAATGCCTCGAGCGAGGGCGTGACCCTGCCCGTGCTCTACGGCAGGCAACGCGTGGCGCCGCCCATCATCGCCAAGTACGTGGAGACAGTCGGAGACAAGCAGTACCTGCATGTGCTCATGGCCGTGGCCGACCACGAGCTGCAGAGCATCGGCGACGTGGAGATCAACGGCCAGCCCGCGAGCAAGTTCAGGGACGTGCAGGTCGAGACGCGCCTGGGTGCTGCCAACCAGAGCCCGATCCAGCACTTCAACGACCTCAGAACGGACATCCCGCTGCAGGCCAAGATCGACATGGATTGGGCCGCGCGGGAGATCCCCGGCAATACGGTCCAGGGGCTCGGCATCTGCATCCTGTGCCCAGGCGGCCTGTATAAGATCAGCAAGAAGGGCAAGTTCGAAAGCCAGGTCATCCGGCTGTGCATCGAGATGCGCCGTAAGGGCGAAACCGAGTGGACGCGCAAGCACGGCAGGAACCTGACCGTGCGCAAGGTCACCACCTGGTACTGGTCCGGCGGCTGCTATGCCAACTCCTATAATAGCGAGTATCAGGTCTACGAAGCGAGATGGGTGGAGCTGGAGGCCGGCTCCAAGGACAGGCAGGCGCATGTCGAGGGGGAGCGGTACAACCCGTCCAAGGATAAGCAGTGTCATGTGGGCGGAATCTTCCGTTCCCGCTACATATGGCGCTGGATCTACGGCGAGACAATCTACGTTCCCGGCGAGATCGAGCTGGATTACGTGGAGATGCTCGGCAGCAAGCCTTCGGCCCTGCGCCAGGTGTTCTGGTTCGACAACCTGGAGGCCGGCGAGTACGAGGTGCGCGTGCGCTTCGCCGAGCAGCCGCCCACGGGACAGAGCTACGGCACGGACGCCTACCTGGAGTTCGTGCAGACCTCCATCACCGACGATTTCAGCTACCCGGGCACGGCCCTGCTCGCCGTGCGCGCTCTGGCCACGGACCAGCTCTCCGGCGGCATGCCGCGCATCACCTGCCTGGCGGAACGCTCGAGTGTGCTCGTGTACGATCCGGAGCAGGATCTGGCCGAGCACCGGCCGACCAATCCGGCCTGGGCCTGCTATGACCTTTTGCGTAGCGAGCTGGCGGGCAACGTGCCGGTCGAGCGTATCCTTTACCCGGCCTTCAAGTCCTGGGCTGAGTGGTGCGAGGAGAAGGGGCTCGAGTGCAACCTGTACTTCGACTCGCCGAGCAGCCTGCGCCGGGCCCTGGACATGCTCTCGACACTCGGACGGGGCACCATCGTGCAGATGGGCTCGCTGTTCACCTGCATCGTGGACCGGCCGTGGACAGCACCCATGTCCATGCAGCGCTTCCTGTTCACCATGGGCAACATGGTCGCGGACTCCTACCGCGAGGAGTTCCTGGCCTACCAGGAGCGCGCCAATGCGGTGGAGATCACCTACTTCGACGCCGCGTTCGGCTACAGTCGCCAGACCGTTGAGCTGTACCAGCACGGCTTCGACACCTCCAGCCAGGGCATCAAGAAACGCGCGGAGACGCTCTTCGGCTGCACCTCGCGCAGCCAGGCCCTGGCCCATGCCCAGGCCCTGCTGAACCGCAACCGCTACCTGAGCCTGACGGTCTCCTTCGACGCGGACGCCGATGCCATCGCCTGCATGCCGGGCGACGTCATCGACGTGTCGCACGACGTGCCGCAATGGGGCTTTTCGGGTCGCATCCTCTCGGCCGGGCCGGATTATGTGGAGCTGGACCGGGAGGTCACGCTCCTGCCCGGCAAGGTTGGAGATAAGGGCTACGTGCTTCAGCTCAAGCGCAACCAGGACGACAAGCGCGAGGAGGTGGCCATAGCTGGCGTGGCCCAGGAGACAAGCACTTCCGTGCTCAGCCTGGCCGGCAACTGGACCCACGGCCTGCCTCAGGCCGGGGACCTGTACGCCTTCGGCGAAAGCAAACGGGTCAGCAAGGCCTTCCGCGTGCTGTCCATCACCCGCTCGTCCGACCTGCGGCGCAGGATCACGGCCCTGGAATACCTGCCCGAGGTCTACGAGGGCAACGTGCCGGATGGAGCCCTGGATCCCGTGAACAGTCTGCCGGCCGTGGAGGGCCTTATCGCCAAGGAGGTCTGGACCATGGGCTCGGACGGATCGGGCCGCTCGATCCTCGACCTGTCCTGGCGCGGCATGGCCATGGCCTGGCAAGTCTTCTTGCGCGAGCCCGGTGTGACGGACTGGGCGCGCATGGGCCTGAGCCTTCTGCCCAGCTTCCGCGTGGACATGCCTTTAGAGGCCGGCCGGACCTACGAAGTGGCCGTCTCGGCCACGAGCGCTGCCGAGGATGGCCAGACCGCCAAGGTGACCGTGCTCGGCAAGCTCGCGCCGCCCTCGGACGTGGAGGGCTTCCTGGCCTATGTCGCCGGCGAGGAGATCGCCTTCCGCTGGGAGCACATCCCGGACATGGACTTGTGGGGCTACGAGATCCGCTATGGCGAAACCTGGGAGAGCGCCAAGGTCTGCGTGGACGGCGTGCAGGAGAACAGCGCGCGCTGGCGGCCGCCCGGCTCGGGCACCTACAGTTTCCTGATCAAGGCCCTGGACAACGGCGACAACTACAGCCGGGACGCGGCCACATCCGTGGCCACGATCAGCCTGGAGCAGGCCGTCAACGTCGTGCTCGGCGGGAACGAGATCCCGGACTACGTGGGCCAGGCGAGCCTGGAGGGGCTGGTCTGGCTGCCAATGCAGGAACGCGTGGCCTGGATTCCGAGCCTCGTGGACAGCCAGTTCGATCCAGGCATCACGGACCAGGACATCGCGGCCTATCGCGGAGACATCTGCGAAGGCATCTTCACGAGCAGGGTGTTCGACCTCGGACGGCCGGCGGACTTCCGGTGGAGCATGGGGGCGGACTGCCTGACCGTGAACGGCGAAGCCACGGACCTGAGCTACCCGGAGCGCACCAACCTGACCCATCCACTGGACACGGACACCTCCGTGACGGGTCTGAGCACCTATGTGCCGGAATACCGCTGCTCAGAGGACGGACTGGCCTGGTCGGACTGGGAGCTGTGGACCTCGGGCGTGGATTTCAAGGGCATACGCGCCTGCCAGGCCCGCTACAGGACCGTGCTCGAATCGTATCAGCACTACTTCGCCTACATGGCCATCAGCCCGGTGGTCGATGCGCCGGACCAGGTCGCCCTGCTCCCGGGCGTGCAGATCACGGACGCCAATGCGGGTAGGACGTACCGGCTCTACGACGACCTGGGCCTGATCATCCTGAGCACATACCACGTCAACGTCACCGTGCTCGGGACCGCCGGCATCTACCCCGTGGTGGAGAAGCAGTCCGACAGGTTCACCGTGCGCCTTTTCAACCCCAGCGGGGCCAAGACAACCGGCACCGTCGACATTCGCGTAGGAGGTTTCTAG